A section of the Rhizomicrobium sp. genome encodes:
- a CDS encoding acyl-CoA dehydrogenase family protein, which yields MPLDIDTRDQLLDTVRRFVRETCVPIEAKVAEEDRVPDGVIAQMRELGLFGLSIPVEYGGLGLTMEEEVLVAMELGHTSPAFRSVIGTNVGIGSQGVVMFGNEAQKNEWLPKLASGEVVASFALTEPGAGSDAASLRATAIRDGDHYVVNGTKRFITNANRAGMFTLLARSNPERKGAGGISAFIVPANTPGVSVGKPEKKMGQQGAHICDVNFDNARVPASLRLGAEGEGFKVAMQVLDRGRLHISGVCVGVAERLIEESVRYAREREQFGQRIAEFQLIQGMLADCKTETYAAKCMVMDAARKRDSGQSITMEAACTKYFASEMVGRVADRAVQIFGGAGYVADYGIERFYRDVRIFRLYEGTSQIQQIVIARAMLKGD from the coding sequence ATGCCGCTCGACATCGACACCCGCGACCAATTGCTCGACACGGTGCGCCGTTTCGTGCGCGAAACCTGCGTCCCGATCGAGGCGAAGGTCGCCGAGGAGGACCGCGTCCCCGACGGCGTGATCGCCCAGATGCGCGAACTCGGCCTGTTCGGCCTCTCCATCCCGGTCGAATATGGCGGCCTCGGCCTCACCATGGAGGAGGAAGTCCTCGTCGCCATGGAACTCGGGCACACATCGCCCGCCTTCCGCTCCGTCATCGGCACCAATGTCGGCATCGGCAGCCAGGGCGTCGTGATGTTCGGCAACGAAGCGCAGAAGAACGAATGGCTGCCCAAGCTCGCGAGCGGCGAGGTGGTGGCGAGCTTCGCGCTGACCGAGCCGGGCGCCGGTTCCGACGCCGCCTCGCTGCGCGCCACCGCGATCCGCGACGGCGACCATTATGTCGTCAACGGCACCAAGCGCTTCATCACCAACGCCAACCGCGCCGGTATGTTCACGCTTCTGGCGCGCAGCAACCCCGAGCGCAAAGGCGCCGGCGGCATCTCCGCGTTCATCGTGCCGGCCAACACGCCGGGCGTCAGCGTGGGCAAGCCGGAAAAGAAGATGGGTCAGCAGGGCGCCCATATCTGCGACGTGAATTTCGACAATGCGCGCGTGCCGGCCTCGCTCAGGCTGGGCGCGGAAGGCGAGGGCTTCAAGGTCGCCATGCAGGTGCTCGACCGCGGCCGCCTGCACATCTCCGGCGTCTGCGTCGGCGTCGCCGAACGGCTGATCGAGGAGAGCGTGCGCTATGCCCGCGAGCGCGAGCAGTTCGGCCAGAGGATCGCCGAGTTCCAGCTCATCCAGGGCATGCTCGCCGACTGCAAGACCGAAACCTATGCCGCGAAGTGCATGGTGATGGACGCCGCGCGCAAGCGCGATTCCGGCCAGAGCATCACGATGGAGGCGGCGTGCACGAAATATTTCGCCTCCGAGATGGTCGGCCGCGTCGCCGACAGGGCGGTGCAGATCTTCGGCGGCGCCGGCTATGTCGCCGACTACGGCATCGAGCGCTTCTACCGTGACGTGCGGATTTTCCGGCTCTACGAAGGCACCAGCCAGATTCAGCAGATCGTGATCGCCCGGGCGATGCTCAAGGGCGACTGA
- a CDS encoding type II toxin-antitoxin system VapC family toxin: MIVLDSSALLAVILNEKGADRVKAAFPQSVISAASLAEILTKAVQRGFDLYGAHAAISGFGLDVRPVEEEHALLAAHIFWRAPRELDLSLGDRLCIALAITLQCELLTSDGGILRYDAGVPIANFR, translated from the coding sequence GTGATCGTTCTCGACAGCTCCGCCCTCCTTGCGGTGATCCTGAACGAGAAGGGCGCCGACCGGGTCAAAGCCGCTTTTCCGCAGAGCGTGATTTCCGCCGCTTCATTGGCGGAAATTCTGACAAAGGCGGTGCAGCGTGGATTCGATCTCTACGGCGCTCACGCCGCGATCAGCGGATTCGGACTCGACGTTCGTCCCGTCGAGGAAGAGCATGCGCTGCTCGCCGCCCATATCTTCTGGAGAGCGCCGCGCGAGCTCGATTTGTCGCTCGGCGATCGGCTCTGCATCGCGCTCGCGATAACACTGCAATGCGAGCTTCTGACGTCGGACGGCGGCATACTGCGATATGACGCCGGGGTGCCGATCGCGAATTTCCGATGA
- a CDS encoding uracil-DNA glycosylase family protein, whose product MTAAPRELARLVADIRACRICADILDPHPVLHVSHTARLLIASQAPGMRVHKTGLSFNDASGDRLRDWMGVDRAAFYDEKRVAIAAMAFCFPGYDEKGGDRPPPRICAQHWRRRLLDALPKMTLTLLVGSYAQSWHLGDAAKSNMTETVKAWRDYAPRHLPLPHPSWRNNGWLKKNPWFERELVPDLRRRVRQALSS is encoded by the coding sequence ATGACCGCCGCGCCGCGCGAACTGGCGCGTCTCGTCGCGGACATCCGCGCCTGCCGCATCTGCGCCGACATCCTCGATCCGCATCCCGTCCTGCATGTCAGCCATACCGCCAGGCTCCTGATCGCGAGCCAGGCGCCGGGGATGCGCGTGCACAAGACCGGGCTGTCGTTCAACGATGCCTCGGGCGACCGGCTGCGCGACTGGATGGGCGTCGACCGCGCCGCGTTCTACGATGAAAAGCGCGTTGCCATCGCCGCGATGGCGTTCTGCTTTCCCGGTTACGACGAAAAGGGCGGCGACCGCCCGCCGCCCCGGATCTGCGCCCAGCACTGGCGCCGCCGCCTTCTGGATGCGCTGCCGAAGATGACGCTGACGCTGCTGGTCGGCAGCTATGCCCAATCCTGGCATTTGGGAGACGCCGCGAAATCCAATATGACGGAGACGGTCAAGGCATGGCGGGACTACGCGCCGCGGCACCTCCCGCTGCCGCACCCGTCGTGGCGTAACAATGGCTGGCTGAAGAAGAACCCATGGTTCGAGCGCGAACTCGTTCCCGATTTGCGAAGGCGTGTGCGGCAGGCGCTGTCCTCCTGA
- a CDS encoding lysophospholipase, whose protein sequence is MRVWGPEHPSAVIVALHGMGDYSNFIALPAAFWATKGIATIAYDQRGFGASDHPGLWAGSETMRADFEDALAAARAKYPGVPVYALGESMGGAVVLSDIAAPVPPRPDGVILVAPAVWSRSDMPLSYRVVLWLTAHTMPGLTVSGRGVVHIWPSDNIPMLRAYSRDPLVQKVTRADAVWGLATLMDEGRHAPEHLGATPPILLLYGKHDQVIPAPPTEAVVKALGARAEVHAYDHGYHMLLRDLEGPSIWQDVLDWIGRQKTATSGRPSS, encoded by the coding sequence TTGCGCGTCTGGGGGCCGGAGCATCCCTCCGCCGTGATCGTGGCGTTGCACGGCATGGGCGACTATTCGAACTTCATCGCGCTGCCCGCGGCCTTCTGGGCCACCAAGGGCATTGCGACGATCGCCTATGACCAGCGCGGCTTCGGTGCCTCGGACCATCCGGGCCTGTGGGCCGGAAGCGAGACGATGCGCGCCGACTTCGAGGATGCGCTTGCCGCGGCGCGCGCGAAATATCCGGGCGTTCCGGTCTATGCGCTCGGCGAGAGCATGGGCGGCGCCGTCGTGCTGTCGGACATCGCAGCGCCCGTTCCGCCGAGGCCCGACGGCGTGATCCTGGTCGCGCCGGCGGTGTGGTCGCGCTCCGATATGCCGCTCTCCTACCGCGTCGTGCTGTGGCTGACGGCGCATACGATGCCCGGCCTGACGGTCTCGGGCCGCGGCGTCGTGCACATCTGGCCGTCGGACAACATCCCCATGCTGCGCGCCTATTCGCGCGATCCCCTCGTCCAAAAAGTGACGCGCGCCGATGCGGTGTGGGGCCTGGCGACGCTGATGGACGAGGGCCGCCATGCGCCCGAGCATCTGGGCGCGACGCCGCCCATCCTGCTGCTCTACGGCAAACACGACCAGGTCATCCCGGCTCCGCCGACCGAGGCCGTCGTGAAGGCGCTGGGCGCGCGCGCCGAAGTCCATGCTTACGACCACGGCTACCACATGCTCCTGCGCGATCTCGAAGGCCCGTCCATCTGGCAGGACGTCCTGGACTGGATCGGCCGGCAGAAGACCGCGACGAGCGGCCGGCCGTCGTCGTAA
- a CDS encoding ATP-binding cassette domain-containing protein, protein MAIVSVDALRKTFRYARRKPGLSGLFASDIRAVEAVSGISFTLAERERVAIIGPNGAGKSTTLKMLSGILEPSGGAATVLGLVPWKQRRALAYRIGVVFGQRSQLWTELPARDSFALLRRIYDVDLDAFRHRLARLVERFGLGDLLDQPVQRLSLGQRMRCEIVASLLHGPALLFLDEPTIGLDITAKAAIRDFIREHAGAEGQTVVLTSHDTRDIELVCDRVIVINEGRIVVDQPTDQLRRRFLGHRLVTLRSAATRLDLDLPGVKRRASEPHLSVFEVDTGTTRVDIVVQAALALGGIEDITIEDPPMEEVVRAIYDANSAR, encoded by the coding sequence ATGGCCATCGTCTCCGTCGACGCCCTTCGCAAGACCTTTCGCTACGCCCGCCGCAAGCCGGGCCTGAGCGGGCTTTTCGCGTCCGACATCCGCGCCGTCGAGGCCGTCAGCGGCATCTCCTTCACGCTCGCCGAGCGCGAACGCGTCGCGATCATCGGACCCAACGGCGCCGGCAAGTCGACGACGCTCAAGATGCTCTCCGGCATTCTCGAACCGTCGGGCGGCGCGGCGACGGTGCTCGGCCTGGTACCCTGGAAGCAGCGCCGCGCGCTCGCCTACCGCATCGGCGTGGTGTTCGGTCAGCGCAGCCAGCTCTGGACGGAGTTGCCGGCACGCGATTCCTTCGCGCTGCTGCGGCGCATCTACGACGTCGATCTCGACGCGTTTCGTCATCGCCTTGCGCGGCTGGTCGAGCGCTTCGGCCTGGGCGATCTGCTCGACCAGCCGGTGCAGCGCCTGTCGCTCGGCCAGCGCATGCGCTGCGAGATCGTGGCGAGCCTGCTGCACGGGCCGGCGCTGCTGTTCCTGGACGAGCCGACCATCGGCCTCGACATCACGGCCAAGGCCGCGATCCGCGACTTCATCCGCGAGCACGCCGGCGCCGAGGGCCAGACCGTGGTGCTCACTTCGCACGACACGCGCGACATCGAGCTGGTCTGCGACCGCGTCATCGTGATCAACGAGGGCCGCATCGTGGTCGACCAGCCGACCGACCAGCTCCGCCGCCGTTTCCTCGGCCACCGCCTCGTGACTTTGCGCTCCGCCGCGACCCGGCTCGATCTCGATCTTCCCGGCGTCAAGCGCCGCGCGAGCGAGCCGCACCTGTCGGTGTTCGAAGTGGATACGGGAACGACGCGCGTCGATATCGTGGTGCAGGCGGCGCTGGCCCTGGGCGGCATCGAGGACATCACGATCGAAGACCCGCCGATGGAGGAGGTGGTCCGTGCCATCTACGACGCCAATAGCGCGCGCTGA
- a CDS encoding ABC-2 family transporter protein: MPSTTPIARADAGAFGTAAAAASACALGIRRNLANWPVLMGRALFYLVAMLVLSALWDKVAAQRLPGTLAHLLPPDGLTLYIGVTEWIALSIAAIHLRLEDDIRFGMLEPHLLRPKPYLVQKFAEAMGDSLGRLIGIGAAALVALALSGRALPPAVAFVYIAILGVFGTAVGMLMMTLVGLSAFWVRRVLPPYLIMQKALFLLGGLFAPISLYPAWFYHAAVVTPFAATLFLAGDQAIAPSLAGFARGLIAQGVWIAVLSGLVALVWRGGLRKVLREGV; this comes from the coding sequence GTGCCATCTACGACGCCAATAGCGCGCGCTGACGCCGGCGCCTTCGGGACCGCCGCGGCGGCGGCGAGCGCCTGCGCGCTCGGCATCCGGCGCAATCTCGCGAACTGGCCCGTCCTGATGGGCCGCGCGCTGTTCTATCTCGTGGCGATGCTCGTGCTCTCGGCCCTGTGGGACAAGGTCGCGGCACAGCGGCTGCCCGGAACGCTCGCGCATCTGCTGCCGCCGGACGGGCTGACGCTCTATATCGGCGTGACCGAATGGATCGCGCTCTCCATCGCGGCGATCCATCTGCGGCTGGAGGACGACATCCGCTTCGGCATGCTGGAGCCGCACCTGCTCCGGCCCAAGCCCTATCTGGTGCAGAAGTTCGCCGAGGCGATGGGCGACTCGCTCGGCCGGCTGATCGGCATCGGCGCGGCCGCGCTGGTGGCGCTCGCGCTGTCCGGCCGCGCCCTGCCGCCGGCCGTCGCGTTCGTCTATATCGCGATCCTGGGCGTCTTCGGCACCGCCGTCGGCATGCTGATGATGACCCTCGTCGGCCTCAGCGCCTTCTGGGTGCGCCGCGTGCTGCCGCCCTATCTCATCATGCAGAAGGCGCTGTTCCTGCTCGGCGGCCTGTTCGCGCCGATCTCGCTCTATCCGGCCTGGTTCTACCACGCCGCCGTCGTCACGCCCTTCGCGGCGACGCTGTTCCTCGCGGGCGATCAGGCGATCGCGCCCTCACTCGCCGGCTTCGCGCGCGGGCTGATCGCGCAAGGCGTCTGGATCGCGGTGCTGTCGGGTCTCGTGGCGCTCGTCTGGCGCGGGGGCCTTCGCAAAGTCCTTCGGGAGGGCGTGTGA
- a CDS encoding ABC-2 family transporter protein — translation MLSTYAANIGIAIRTSLMDRTNFILNSVGMVVNDLFFLALWYMFFAGFRQVGGWGLHDVALLLGLIMLVVGIAGVFFGGYRDMAATILRGEIDALLTQPKAVLPRLLARESIATAWGDLAMGIWMLFTFAALSWSDIPLVLVGLACGTTVYVASSVVYASLAFRFAGARSFARDLTDFMLLFSSYPGSIYSGATKIAAYTLLPAGFIVLAPVAFLRAPSPATLVQMVAAALAYAAIAAVLFRLGLVRYRRGLVPTG, via the coding sequence ATGCTCTCGACCTATGCCGCGAATATCGGCATCGCCATCCGCACCTCGCTGATGGACCGCACAAATTTCATCCTGAACTCCGTCGGCATGGTGGTGAACGACCTGTTCTTCCTCGCCCTCTGGTACATGTTCTTCGCCGGCTTCCGCCAGGTCGGCGGCTGGGGGCTGCACGACGTCGCCCTCTTACTCGGCCTCATCATGCTGGTGGTCGGGATCGCCGGCGTGTTTTTCGGCGGCTATCGCGACATGGCCGCGACGATCCTGCGCGGCGAGATCGACGCGCTCCTGACCCAGCCCAAAGCGGTGTTGCCGCGTCTTCTCGCCCGCGAAAGCATCGCCACCGCCTGGGGGGATCTGGCGATGGGTATCTGGATGCTGTTCACCTTCGCCGCGCTCTCGTGGAGCGATATCCCGCTCGTTCTCGTTGGCCTGGCCTGCGGCACGACGGTCTACGTTGCCTCGTCGGTCGTCTATGCGAGCCTCGCCTTCCGGTTCGCCGGCGCGCGCAGCTTCGCCCGCGACCTGACCGACTTCATGCTGCTGTTCTCCAGCTATCCCGGCTCGATCTATTCCGGCGCCACCAAGATCGCCGCCTACACGCTGCTGCCGGCCGGCTTCATCGTGCTGGCGCCGGTCGCGTTTCTCCGCGCGCCGTCGCCGGCGACACTGGTGCAAATGGTCGCGGCGGCGCTCGCCTACGCCGCGATCGCCGCAGTCCTGTTTCGTCTGGGCCTTGTGCGCTATCGCCGCGGCCTGGTGCCGACCGGCTGA
- a CDS encoding beta-glucosidase, with the protein MRRVALILVAAGIAALAGPAPAQPTAPQPWMDNTLSPDTRADLVQAQMTADEELLLVRGYIGIDAKQSWMREPPVELRLLLPGTAGYVPGIPRLGIPALKESDAGIGIANNFWLRPGDTATAYPSGLSNAATWNPQVAFDAGAGLGMEARDREFNVMLDGGVNLAREPRNGRIFEYAGEDPLLAGLIAGAQIRGIQSQHVISTIKHYALNDQETGRTVITANIDEAAARESDLLAFEIAIERGNPGAVMCAYNKINGTYACEHDFLLNKVLKGDWGYPGWVLSDWGAVHSTVAAANGGLDQESASGSDRQDYFGDALKQALAAGTVPQGRLRDMVHRILRTMFANGLIDTPPAPQKPVAHVDIAQRGAEEGIVLLKNDGGVLPLARTARSIAVIGGHSDLGMLSGGGSSQVLPVGFDNDKQIMVGGPVVVTANGTKIMPLSREIFDPPSPLSTIAAAAPAATVRYADGVDQKAAAALAASSDVAIVFVQQWMTEGDDVDGLSLPGVQDGLIATVAAANPRTIVVLETGGPVLMPWLGKVPAVLETWYAGSGGAAALARILFGDIDPSGRLPVTFPQSEAQLPRPKLAEPPAGYFYVNYSEGSDVGYRWYDSHKLTPLFPFGFGLSYTSFDLSGFTALGGRNVTAKVNVTNTGTRPGYQVVQLYVTPPGAVARLVGWSKIQLQPGETQTVDIAAEPRLLARFDTQVHVWRIPTGPYGVSVRTSATDIKASTFVSLTGGTIKP; encoded by the coding sequence ATGAGACGCGTGGCGTTGATTTTGGTCGCGGCGGGAATCGCGGCGCTGGCCGGCCCCGCTCCCGCCCAGCCGACAGCGCCGCAGCCCTGGATGGACAACACGCTGTCGCCGGACACCCGCGCCGACCTGGTGCAGGCGCAAATGACCGCCGACGAAGAGCTCCTGCTGGTCAGGGGCTATATCGGCATCGATGCGAAACAGTCCTGGATGCGCGAGCCGCCGGTCGAGCTGCGGCTGCTGCTGCCGGGCACCGCCGGCTATGTGCCGGGCATTCCCAGGCTCGGCATCCCGGCCTTGAAGGAAAGCGACGCCGGCATCGGCATCGCGAACAATTTCTGGCTGAGGCCCGGCGATACGGCGACCGCCTATCCGTCGGGCCTGTCGAACGCCGCGACGTGGAATCCGCAGGTCGCGTTCGACGCCGGCGCCGGCCTCGGCATGGAGGCACGCGACCGCGAGTTCAACGTGATGCTGGACGGCGGCGTCAACCTGGCGCGCGAGCCGCGCAACGGCCGCATCTTCGAATATGCCGGCGAGGACCCGCTGCTCGCGGGCCTGATCGCCGGCGCCCAGATCCGCGGCATCCAGAGCCAGCATGTGATCTCCACCATCAAGCACTATGCGCTGAACGACCAGGAGACCGGCCGCACCGTGATCACCGCCAATATCGACGAGGCGGCGGCGCGCGAATCCGACCTGCTCGCCTTCGAGATCGCGATCGAGCGCGGCAATCCGGGCGCGGTGATGTGTGCCTACAACAAGATCAACGGCACCTATGCCTGCGAGCACGATTTCCTGCTGAACAAGGTGCTGAAGGGCGATTGGGGCTATCCGGGCTGGGTGCTGTCGGACTGGGGGGCGGTGCACAGCACCGTCGCGGCGGCCAATGGCGGGCTCGACCAGGAATCGGCGTCGGGCAGCGACCGGCAGGACTATTTCGGCGACGCGCTCAAGCAGGCGCTTGCCGCCGGCACCGTGCCGCAGGGACGGCTTCGCGACATGGTCCACCGCATCTTGCGCACCATGTTCGCGAACGGTCTGATCGACACTCCGCCGGCGCCGCAGAAGCCGGTGGCCCATGTCGACATCGCCCAGCGCGGCGCCGAGGAAGGCATCGTCCTTCTGAAGAACGACGGCGGCGTCCTGCCGCTCGCCAGGACCGCGCGCAGCATCGCGGTGATCGGCGGGCACAGCGACCTCGGCATGCTGTCGGGCGGCGGCTCGTCGCAGGTCCTGCCCGTTGGCTTCGACAACGACAAGCAGATCATGGTGGGCGGACCGGTGGTCGTGACGGCCAACGGCACCAAGATCATGCCGCTTAGCCGCGAGATCTTCGATCCGCCCTCGCCGCTGTCGACCATCGCCGCGGCCGCGCCGGCGGCGACGGTCCGCTATGCCGACGGCGTCGACCAGAAGGCGGCGGCGGCGCTCGCGGCGAGCAGCGACGTCGCGATCGTCTTCGTGCAGCAATGGATGACCGAGGGCGACGACGTCGACGGCCTGTCGCTGCCCGGCGTGCAGGACGGGCTGATCGCCACCGTCGCCGCTGCCAATCCACGGACCATCGTGGTGCTGGAGACGGGCGGACCCGTGCTCATGCCCTGGCTGGGCAAGGTGCCGGCGGTGCTGGAGACCTGGTATGCGGGCAGCGGCGGCGCGGCGGCGCTGGCGCGGATCCTGTTCGGCGATATCGATCCTTCGGGCCGGCTGCCGGTGACGTTCCCGCAAAGCGAGGCGCAGTTGCCGCGGCCCAAACTTGCCGAACCGCCGGCCGGCTATTTCTACGTCAACTATTCGGAGGGCTCCGACGTCGGCTATCGCTGGTACGACTCGCACAAGCTGACGCCGCTGTTTCCGTTCGGCTTCGGGCTCTCCTATACAAGCTTCGATCTTTCCGGTTTCACGGCGCTCGGCGGGCGCAATGTGACGGCCAAGGTCAACGTCACCAACACCGGAACGCGCCCCGGATACCAGGTCGTGCAGCTCTACGTCACGCCGCCCGGCGCGGTGGCGCGGCTGGTGGGCTGGAGCAAGATCCAGCTCCAGCCGGGTGAAACCCAGACCGTGGACATCGCGGCCGAGCCGCGGCTGCTGGCGCGCTTCGACACGCAGGTCCATGTGTGGCGGATACCGACCGGGCCCTATGGCGTGAGCGTCCGCACCTCGGCGACGGACATCAAGGCGAGCACCTTCGTCAGCCTCACCGGCGGCACGATCAAGCCGTGA
- a CDS encoding zinc-dependent alcohol dehydrogenase family protein, with product MRAMILDKARSPLRLSRDAVPREPGPREVLIRVHACGVCRTDLHVVDGELTAPKSHVIPGHEIVGTIEKIGSDVASLAVGDRVGVPWLGWTCGECIYCRSGRENLCDRARFTGYTIDGGYADYTTADARYCFRLPDIYSDIEAAPLLCAGLIGYRALKMAGEGRRLGLYGFGAAAHIAIQVARHRGQDVYAFTKAGDAEGQAFAKSLGAVWAGASDVAPPEPLDAAILFAPVGALVPAALAATVKGGVVVCAGIHMSDIPAFPYALLWGERVVRSVANLTRRDGEEFLAIAAQTKIHTTVQPFALEDANEALTRLRDGRIEGAAVLVP from the coding sequence ATGCGCGCCATGATCCTGGACAAGGCCCGTTCGCCGCTGCGCCTGAGCCGCGATGCGGTGCCGCGCGAACCCGGTCCGCGCGAGGTCCTGATCCGCGTTCATGCCTGCGGCGTCTGCCGCACCGACCTGCACGTCGTCGACGGGGAATTGACCGCGCCGAAAAGCCACGTCATTCCCGGCCACGAGATCGTCGGCACCATCGAAAAGATCGGAAGCGATGTCGCGTCCCTGGCGGTGGGCGATAGGGTCGGCGTGCCCTGGCTCGGCTGGACCTGCGGCGAATGCATCTACTGCCGCAGCGGACGCGAGAATCTCTGCGACCGGGCCCGCTTCACCGGCTACACGATCGACGGCGGCTATGCCGACTACACGACCGCCGATGCGCGCTACTGCTTCAGGCTGCCGGACATCTATTCCGACATCGAAGCGGCGCCGCTGCTCTGCGCCGGCCTGATCGGCTATCGCGCGCTCAAGATGGCGGGCGAGGGCAGGCGCCTCGGCCTCTATGGCTTCGGCGCCGCGGCGCATATCGCGATCCAGGTCGCGCGCCATCGCGGCCAGGACGTCTACGCCTTCACCAAAGCCGGCGATGCGGAAGGCCAGGCCTTCGCGAAGTCGCTCGGGGCGGTGTGGGCCGGGGCGTCCGACGTCGCGCCGCCGGAGCCGCTCGACGCCGCGATCCTCTTCGCGCCGGTCGGCGCCCTGGTGCCGGCTGCGCTGGCCGCGACGGTGAAGGGCGGCGTGGTGGTCTGCGCCGGAATCCACATGAGCGACATTCCCGCCTTCCCCTATGCTCTGCTATGGGGCGAGCGCGTGGTGCGCTCGGTCGCCAATCTCACGCGCCGCGACGGCGAGGAGTTCTTGGCCATCGCCGCGCAGACGAAAATCCACACGACGGTGCAGCCCTTCGCGCTGGAAGACGCCAATGAGGCGCTGACCCGCCTGCGCGACGGCCGGATCGAGGGCGCGGCGGTGCTGGTGCCCTGA
- a CDS encoding LacI family DNA-binding transcriptional regulator, which yields MIARKSKAPQPARAGAEARGRRSTINDIARLANVSKKTVSRVINDSPFVKAQTRERVREIIGQIGFTPDPQARGLAFRRAFLIGMIYDSPSPQYVVNMQQGVLDALRGSSFELVIRPSDRAAPAFLDDIRHFVERQKLFGVVLPPSMSEDERLIRLLDELDCPYVRIAPLSLGPAETMVVTHDYVGGSAAARYLADLGHTRIAHISGPSGLRSAHERRRGFRDGLEEKGLKLLPKFDREAGYTFDSGYAAAKALLAGEGRPTAIFAGNDEMALGVYNAAREAGLDIPKDLSVVGFDDTPMAAQVWPALTTIKLPIRDMGRMAAEKLLALPKARKEPADVTDVVPTLVVRDSAARPTGAP from the coding sequence GTGATCGCCAGAAAATCCAAAGCGCCGCAGCCGGCGCGCGCCGGGGCCGAAGCCAGGGGCCGGCGCTCGACGATCAACGACATCGCGCGCCTCGCCAATGTCTCGAAGAAGACCGTCTCGCGCGTCATCAACGACTCGCCCTTCGTCAAGGCGCAGACCCGCGAGAGGGTGCGCGAGATCATCGGCCAGATCGGCTTCACGCCCGATCCGCAGGCGCGCGGTCTGGCCTTCCGCCGCGCCTTCCTGATCGGCATGATCTATGACAGCCCCAGTCCGCAATATGTCGTGAACATGCAGCAGGGCGTGCTCGACGCCCTGCGCGGCAGCAGCTTCGAGCTGGTCATCCGTCCCAGCGACCGCGCCGCGCCGGCCTTCCTTGACGACATCCGCCACTTCGTCGAGCGCCAAAAGCTGTTCGGCGTCGTCCTGCCGCCCTCGATGTCGGAGGACGAGCGCCTGATCCGCCTGCTCGACGAGCTCGATTGTCCCTATGTGCGCATCGCTCCGCTGTCGCTCGGCCCTGCCGAGACGATGGTGGTCACGCATGACTATGTCGGCGGTTCCGCCGCGGCGCGCTATCTCGCCGATCTCGGCCACACCCGCATCGCGCATATCTCCGGACCCTCGGGCTTACGCTCCGCGCATGAGCGCCGCCGCGGCTTCCGTGACGGCCTTGAGGAGAAGGGCTTGAAGCTCCTGCCGAAATTCGACCGCGAGGCGGGCTATACCTTCGACAGCGGTTACGCGGCGGCCAAGGCGCTGCTCGCCGGCGAGGGACGGCCCACCGCGATTTTCGCCGGCAATGACGAGATGGCGCTCGGCGTCTACAACGCGGCGCGCGAGGCCGGGCTCGACATTCCCAAGGACCTCTCGGTCGTCGGTTTCGACGACACCCCGATGGCGGCGCAGGTGTGGCCCGCGCTCACGACGATCAAGCTTCCGATCCGCGACATGGGGCGGATGGCGGCCGAGAAGCTGCTCGCCTTGCCGAAGGCGCGTAAGGAACCGGCGGACGTCACGGACGTCGTACCCACGCTGGTCGTGCGCGACTCGGCGGCGCGCCCGACGGGCGCGCCGTGA